The genomic region TTTCATATATGCAGCAAAAGTTAATAACGAAATGGTAGGGTATATCAATGCTTGTGTAATACCTAAACCAGATCGTAGGAAAGGAACTTTATTTATAGATGAAGTGTGGACACAACCCTCTTATCGAAATAGAGGTATAGCAAGAACTTTATTAAATAGAGTAATAGAACTTGGAGAAGAACTAAATCTGTGGGAATGTCGCTTGACGTTTGATTTAACCAATAAAGCGTCAACAAAGATTTATAGAGAAGCGGGATTTAAGGAAAAATCATGTATGTTTGGACGTTTGTCGCTAAATGACAAAGAATAGATCGTAATAAAAAGAGCGTGGTGATAGAAATGTGTACTCATTTATTCAAAGTAGAGCCTAAGTACGTGTTAACAAAGGAACATGAAGAAGATGTATTAAATCAAATAATAACTATTGCAAATGAAGAGGAATCAATGCATATTACAAACTATGAACGAATTATTACAGGACAAAATATCATTTATAAACTAATATCAAAAAAAACAAATTGTAGCTATCAGTTAAAGATAATAGCACGAAAAGGATATCCCTGTATAGAAACCCTAAACGCCTGTTATGAATACTTGGAAATGATCAATATTAATAAACCAAAAATAATCTACTATGATACAAAAGATTACATTGTTCCTT from Haloplasma contractile SSD-17B harbors:
- a CDS encoding GNAT family N-acetyltransferase, with product MCIEIIEVKKKNYSEFMDMINWRQSGVRAKELRKEDKLNPYSIQQLSYGDCLTSNHFFIYAAKVNNEMVGYINACVIPKPDRRKGTLFIDEVWTQPSYRNRGIARTLLNRVIELGEELNLWECRLTFDLTNKASTKIYREAGFKEKSCMFGRLSLNDKE